A genome region from Phocoena sinus isolate mPhoSin1 chromosome 16, mPhoSin1.pri, whole genome shotgun sequence includes the following:
- the GBF1 gene encoding Golgi-specific brefeldin A-resistance guanine nucleotide exchange factor 1 isoform X4, giving the protein MVDKNIYIIQGEISIVVGAIKRNARWSTHTPLDEERDPLLHSFSHLKEVLNNVTELSEIEPNVFLRPFLEVIRSEDTTGPITGLALTSVNKFLSYALIDPTHEGTAEGMENTADAVTHARFVGTDPASDEVVLMKILQVLRTLLLTPVGAHLTNESVCEIMQSCFRICFEMRLSELLRKSAEHTLVDMVQLLFTRLPQFKEEPKNYVGTNMKKLKMRAGGMSDSSKWKKQKRSPRPPHHMTKVTPGSELPTPSGTTLSSNLTGSMPFIDVPTPISSASSEAASAVVSPSTDSGLEFSSQTTSKEDLTDLEQPGSPGYSTVAEPGSSELGVPEQPDPQEGAHVEKAQSTSVESIPEVLEECTSPADHSDSASVHDMDYVNPRGVRFTQSSQKEGTALVPYGLPCIRELFRFLISLTNPHDRHNSEVMIHMGLHLLTVALESAPVAQCQTLLGLIKDEMCRHLFQLLSVERLNLYAASLRVCFLLFESMREHLKFQLEMYIKKLMDIITVENPKMPYEMKEMALEATVQLWHIPSFVTELYINYDCDYYCSNLFEDLTKLLSKNSFPVSGQLYTTHLLSLDALLTVIDSTEAHCQAKVLNNLTQQEKKEAARPGCEAVDGTREANNTERAASNGKAIGMAPDITGLHVPGGGRLPAEHGKPGCSDLEEAGDSGADKKFTRKPPRFSCLLPDPRELIEIKNKKKLLITGTEQFNQKPKKGIQFLQEKGLLTIPMDNTEVAQWLRENPRLDKKMIGEFVSDRKNIDLLESFVSTFSFQGLRLDEALRLYLEAFRLPGEAPVIQRLLEAFTEHWRNCNGSPFANSDACFALAYAVIMLNTDQHNHNVRKQNAPMTLEEFRKNLKGVNGGKDFEQDILEDMYHAIKNEEIVMPEEQTGLVRENYVWNVLLHRGATPEGIFLRVPAGSYDLDLFTMTWGPTIAALSYVFDKSLEETIIQKAISGFRKCAMISAHYGLSDVFDNLIISLCKFTALSSESIENLPTVFGSNPKAHIAAKTVFHLAHRHGDILREGWKNIMEAMLQLFRAQLLPKAMVEVEDFVDPNGKISLQREETPSNRGESTVLSFVSWLTLSGTEQSSVRGPSTENQEAKRMALDCIKQCDPEKMITESKFLQLESLQELMKALVSVTPDEETYDEEDAAFCLEMLLRIVLENRDRVGCVWQTVRDHLYHLCVQAQDFCFLVERAVVGLLRLAIRLLRREEISGQVLLSLRILLLMKPSVLSRVSHQVAYGLHELLKTNAANIHSSDDWATLFTLLECIGSGVKPPAALQATARADAPDAGAQSDSELPSFHQNDVSLDRGYTSDSEVYTDHGRPGKIHRSATDADVVNSGWLVVGKDDIDNSKPGPETSWPGPSPLVNQYSLTVGLDLGPHDTKSLLKCVESLSFIVRDAAHITPDNFELCVKTLRIFVEASLNGGCKSQEKRGKSHKYDSKGNRFKKKSKEGSMLRRPRTSSQHATRGGHSDDDEDEGVPASYHTVSLQLLDLMHTLHTRAASIYSSWAEEQRHLDTGGRKIEADSRTLWAHCWCPLLQGIACLCCDARRQVRMQALTYLQRALLVHDLQKLDALEWESCFNKVLFPLLTKLLENISPADVGGMEETRMRASTLLSKVFLQHLSPLLSLSTFAALWLTILDFMDKYMHAGSSDLLSEAIPESLKNMLLVMDTAEIFHSADARGGSPSALWEITWERIDCFLPHLRDELFKQTVIQDPVPMEPHAPKPLASAHLTPAAGDTRTPGHPPPPEMPSELGTCDFEKPEGPRPANSSSSGSPVASSPSRLSPTPDGPPPLAQPPLILQPLASPLQVGVPPMTLPIILNPALIEATSPVPLLATPRPTDPLPTSEVN; this is encoded by the exons AGTTATTGAGAAAATCCGCAGAGCACACTCTCGTAGACATGGTGCAGCTGCTCTTCACAAG GTTACCTCAGTTTAAAGAAGAACCCAAGAACTATGTGGGGACCAACATGAAGAAG CTGAAAATGAGAGCAGGAGGCATGAGTGATTCATCTAAgtggaagaaacagaagagatcTCCCCGACCCCCCCACCATATGACCAAAGTCACACCAGGTTCAGAGCTGCCCACCCCCAGTGGAACCACCTTATCCTCTAACCTCACTG GTAGCATGCCCTTCATAGATGTACCCACTCCCATCTCCTCTGCAAGTTCAGAAGCTGCCTCAGCAGTGGTCAGCCCCTCTACAGACAGTGGCCTGGAGTTCTCCTCCCAGACCACCTCCAAAGAGGACCTCACTGACCTGGAGCAACCTGGCTCTCCAGGGTACAGCACAGTTGCAGAGCCTGGCAGCAGCGAGCTAGGGGTTCCTGAGCAACCTGACCCCCAG GAAGGGGCCCATGTGGAAAAGGCCCAATCAACATCCGTGGAATCCATCCCTGAAGTATTAGAGGAGTGCACATCTCCTGCTGACCACTCTGACTCTGCTTCTGTCCATGACATGGATTACGTCAACCCCCGGGGTGTGCGCTTTACACAGTCCTCTCAGAAAGAAG GCACAGCTTTGGTCCCCTATGGTCTTCCTTGCATCCGCGAGCTCTTCCGATTCCTCATCTCTCTCACCAACCCACACGACCGCCACAACTCAGAGGTTATGATCCACATGGGACTGCATTTGCTGACAGTGGCTCTTGAGTCGGCCCCTGTAGCCCAGTGCCAAACCCTCTTGGGCCTCATCAAGGATGAGATGTGCCGCCACTTATTCCAG CTACTCAGCGTAGAGCGACTGAACCTTTATGCTGCTTCCCTGCGGGTATGCTTCCTACTGTTTGAGAGCATGAGGGAGCACCTCAAGTTCCAATTAGAG ATGTACATCAAAAAGCTCATGGATATCATCACTGTGGAGAACCCCAAGATGCCTTATGAAATGAAGGAGATGGCTTTGGAGGCCACTGTGCAGCTCTGGCACATCCCCAGCTTTGTCACTGAGCTCTATATCAACTATGATTGTGACTACTACTGTTCCAACCTCTTTGAAGATCTCACCAAGCTGCTGTCCAAG AATTCCTTCCCTGTGTCTGGTCAGCTCTATACAACACACCTGCTGTCTCTTGATGCCCTGTTGACAGTGATTGACAGCACTGAGGCCCACTGCCAAGCCAAAGTCCTCAACAACCTTACCcagcaagaaaagaaagaggcagcCAGACCTGGCTGTGAGGCAGTAGATGGCACTCGAGAAGCCAACAATA CTGAGAGAGCGGCCAGCAATGGGAAGGCTATAGGCATGGCCCCAGACATCACAGGCCTGCATGTGCCAGGTGGAGGGCGGCTGCCAGCAGAACATGGGAAACCAGGATGCAGTGATCTGGAGGAAGCTGGTGACTCTGGGG CTGACAAAAAGTTTACCCGGAAGCCACCTCGATTTTCCTGTCTCCTGCCAGATCCACGGGAGTTGAttgaaattaagaataaaaagaag CTGCTGATTACTGGCACAGAGCAGTTCAACCAGAAACCAAAGAAGGGGATCCAGTTTCTGCAAGAGAAAGGTCTCCTCACCATCCCAATGGACAACACAGAGGTAGCCCAGTGGCTGCGAGAGAACCCTCGGCTGGACAAGAAAATGATTGGAGAGTTTGTGAGTGACCGCAAAAACATTGACCTGTTGGAGAGCTTTGTGAG CACCTTCAGCTTTCAGGGTCTGCGGCTGGACGAAGCTCTCCGTCTCTACCTGGAAGCCTTCCGCTTGCCCGGGGAAGCACCAGTCATCCAGAGGTTGCTAGAGGCATTCACAGAACATTGGAGG AATTGTAATGGCTCCCCATTTGCCAATAGCGATGCCTGCTTTGCCCTGGCCTATGCTGTCATCATGCTTAATACTGACCAGCACAACCACAATGTTCGCAAGCAAAATGCACCCATGACCCTGGAG GAGTTTCGCAAAAATCTAAAAGGTGTGAATGGAGGCAAGGACTTTGAGCAAGACATTCTGGAGGACATGTACCATGCCATCAA GAATGAGGAAATTGTGATGCCTGAGGAGCAGACAGGCCTGGTTCGGGAGAATTATGTATGGAATGTGCTGCTTCATCGAGGTGCCACCCCAGAAGGCATATTCCTACGTGTGCCTGCTGGCAGCTACGATCTTGACCTCTTCACCATGACCTGGGGCCCCACTATTGCTGCTCTTTCTTATGTCTTTGACAAAAGCCTTGAGGAGACAATCATCCAAAAAGCCATCTCAGGCTTCAG GAAGTGCGCCATGATCTCCGCCCACTATGGCCTCAGTGATGTGTTTGACAATCTCATCATCTCTCTATGCAAATTCACAGCTCTCAGCAGTGAG TCCATTGAGAACCTGCCCACTGTGTTTGGAAGCAACCCTAAAGCCCACATTGCAGCCAAGACAGTATTCCATTTGGCCCATCGTCATGGTGACATCCTGCGGGAGGGCTGGAAGAATATCATGGAGGCCATGCTGCAGCTCTTCCGAGCCCAACTGCTGCCCAAGGCTATGGTGGAG GTAGAAGATTTTGTGGATCCCAATGGCAAGATCTCTCTACAACGGGAAGAGACACCATCAAACCG AGGAGAGTCGACAGTGCTGAGCTTTGTGAGCTGGCTGACACTTAGTGGTACTGAGCAGTCTAGCGTGCGGGGCCCATCCACTGAGAACCAAGAGGCCAAGAGAATGGCCTTGGACTGTATCAAG CAATGTGACCCAGAAAAGATGATCACAGAAAGCAAATTCCTCCAGCTGGAGTCACTGCAGGAGCTCATGAAG GCTCTGGTCTCAGTGACACCAGATGAAGAGACCTATGATGAAGAGGATGCTGCTTTCTGCCTGGAGATGCTGCTGAGGATTGTGCTGGAGAACAG GGACCGTGTGGGCTGTGTGTGGCAGACTGTTCGAGACCATCTATACCACCTATGTGTCCAGGCACAGGACTTCTGCTTCCTTGTGGAGCGGGCAGTAGTGGGGCTGCTGCGCCTAGCCATTAGGCTACTCCGGAGAGAAGAGATCAGTGGCCAG GTACTGCTCTCCCTGCGCATTTTGCTACTAATGAAGCCCAGCGTGTTGTCCCGAGTCAGTCATCAGGTAGCCTATGGGCTCCATGAACTCCTTAAGACTAACGCAGCCAACATCCACTCAAGTGATGACTGGGCCACCCTCTTCACGCTGCTGGAGTGCATTGGCTCAGGTGTAAAGCCCCCAGCTGCCCTGCAGGCCACAGCCAGGGCCGATGCACCTGATGCTG GGGCCCAATCAGATAGTGAACTCCCATCCTTCCATCAAAATGATGTGAGCCTGGACCGAGGGTACACTTCTGACTCGGAGGTCTACACTGACCATGGCAGGCCTGGCAAGATTCACCGATCAGCCACAGATGCTGATGTGGTCAACAGCGGTTGGTTAGTG GTGGGGAAGGATGACATCGATAACTCCAAGCCAGGGCCTGAGACCAGCTGGCCAGGTCCTTCACCCCTGGTCAATCAGTACAGCCTAACAGTGGGGCTGGACCTCGGGCCACATGACACCAAGTCCCTGCTCAAGTGTGTGGAATCCCTGTCCTTCATTGTGCGTGACGCTGCCCACATCACACCTGACAACTTTGAGCTCTGTGTCAAGACTCTCCGCATCTTTGTGGAGGCCAGTCTGAATGGCG GGTGCAAGTCCCAGGAGAAACGTGGCAAGAGTCACAAGTATGACAGCAAAGGGAACCGCTTCAAGAAGAAATCCAAGGAAGGCTCAATGCTTCGGCGGCCTCGAACCTCCAGCCAACATGCCACTCGGGGCGGGCATAGTGATGACGATGAGGACGAAGGTGTGCCTGCCAGCTACCATACGGTGTCTTTACAG TTGCTAGACCTGATGCACACCCTACACACAAGGGCAGCCTCTATCTACAGCTCATGGGCGGAGGAGCAGCGCCACCTGGACACAGGAGGCCGGAAGATCGAAGCGGATTCACGCACCCTCTGGGCCCACTGTTGGTGCCCTTTACTTCAGG GCATTGCCTGCCTGTGCTGTGATGCCCGGCGCCAGGTGCGGATGCAGGCACTGACCTATCTGCAGCGAGCACTACTGGTACATGATCTGCAAAAGTTAGATGCCCTGGAATGGGAGTCCTGTTTTAACAAG GTGCTGTTTCCTCTACTGACCAAGCTCTTGGAAAACATCAGCCCTGCAGATGTGGGCGGGATGGAGGAGACCCGGATGAGGGCTTCCACCCTGCTCTCTAAG GTCTTCCTGCAGCACCTGTCTCCACTGCTGTCGCTCTCTACCTTTGCGGCCCTCTGGCTGACCATCCTGGATTTCATGGACAAGTACATGCACGCAGGCTCCAGTGACTTACTG TCAGAGGCCATCCCTGAGTCTCTGAAGAACATGCTCCTGGTGATGGACACAGCAGAGATTTTCCACAGTGCGGATGCCCGAGGAGGCAGCCCCTCAGCCCTCTGGGAGATCACCTGGGAGCGCATTGACTGTTTCCTGCCCCACCTACGAGATGAGCTCTTCAAGCAGACTGTCATCCAGG ACCCTGTGCCCATGGAGCCTCATGCCCCAAAACCTCTGGCCTCAGCCCACCTGACTCCTGCTGCTGGTGACACCAGGACACCTGGCCATCCACCTCCCCCAGAGATGCCCTCTGAGCTGGGGACCTGTG ACTTTGAGAAGCCCGAGGGCCCCCGACCTGCCAACAGCAGCTCCTCTGGATCACCAGTGGCATCCAGCCCCAGCAGACTGAGCCCTACCCCGGATGGGCCTCCACCCCTGGCTCAGCCCCCACTGATCCTGCAGCCCTTGGCCTCCCCACTGCAGGTGGGCGTGCCCCCCATGACTCTGCCTATCATACTCAACCCCGCTCTCATCGAGGCCACCTCACCTGTGCCCCTCCTGGCCACACCCCGCCCCACAgaccccctgcccacctctgagGTCAACTAA